TGGTAGCCTCTGCGTGGAAGTCCACAATGGCATGGTCATAGCCGGGCTCGGCTAGGATCTTGTCCAACTCCAAGAATGGGTTGTCTACGTTGGCGCCCGTAAAAACGCGCCCAAGTAGGTTAATAAGACGAATCCGCTTCCCCTTGATAACTAAGTCCAAAAAGCCTTTGCCGGGCGTTCCTGCATAGTTTGCAGGCCGAATAAGCATAAGGTCTGGGCGCTCCATTTCCTGGGCGATGTCCACGGATTGCCAAA
The DNA window shown above is from Verrucomicrobiia bacterium and carries:
- a CDS encoding YmdB family metallophosphoesterase yields the protein MEIRVLYFGDIVGEPGREAVEEILPSLREEFQPDVVFANAENATHGKGVSYAHYKELLALGIDAFSTGDHIWQSVDIAQEMERPDLMLIRPANYAGTPGKGFLDLVIKGKRIRLINLLGRVFTGANVDNPFLELDKILAEPGYDHAIVDFHAEAT